The following are encoded together in the Candidatus Margulisiibacteriota bacterium genome:
- a CDS encoding nucleoside deaminase — MDYMREALKEAKKSLKTGDVPIGAVAVANGKILARAHNEKEKRNDATAHAELLCLQKASKKLGTWRLYDVELYTTLEPCAMCRAAMSLARIKKLVFGTRSLKKRANHKFRTVPGKKKEECGLILRSFFASLRD, encoded by the coding sequence ATGGACTACATGAGAGAGGCACTGAAAGAAGCAAAAAAATCCCTTAAAACGGGAGATGTGCCGATAGGCGCGGTCGCCGTGGCCAACGGCAAAATTTTGGCCCGTGCCCATAACGAAAAAGAAAAAAGAAACGATGCGACCGCGCATGCGGAGCTCTTGTGCCTGCAAAAAGCCTCAAAAAAGCTCGGGACCTGGAGGCTTTATGATGTGGAGCTGTATACAACGCTTGAACCCTGTGCTATGTGCAGGGCGGCTATGAGCCTGGCAAGGATAAAGAAGCTTGTCTTTGGGACAAGATCATTAAAAAAAAGGGCCAACCATAAGTTCCGGACAGTTCCCGGCAAGAAGAAGGAAGAGTGCGGGCTGATCTTAAGATCCTTTTTTGCCTCACTTAGGGACTAA
- a CDS encoding phosphoglucomutase/phosphomannomutase family protein, translating to MDTIKFGTDGWRAVIAKEFTFENVCRVGKAIAIYLKKHGKDKHPLIIGYDPRFLADEFAMEIGKICSKAGIRVLISDKDAATPVIAFSVRDKKACGAVMLTASHNPSKYLGIKFIPEYAGPASPEIAKEIEGLSNSSSEPEPAAPMSIEKFDPNEAYERYITKFADLETIKKAKLNIVYDPMHGSGRVLLPKLLAKAAGKLTLLNENRDVLFGGKNPEPAEENLKELSAKVVELNADLGLATDGDADRFGVVDRHGSFFSANQVLSLVFWYLVEHKKFTGSVVRSLATTHMIDRIAEKHRIKVHETPVGFKYIAEIMMKEEVILGGEESGGLSIKGHIPEKDGLLADLLITEMVAKTKKPVDQLWQELISKFGDCAGEKVNLPISAPDKEKLVRFLKTSAPEALGGQKVTGRTESDGVKLLLEDGWVAVRPSGTEDIARVYFESGSEKKVADIEKDFGRILQKLGI from the coding sequence ATGGACACGATCAAATTCGGCACCGACGGATGGAGAGCGGTGATCGCAAAAGAATTCACTTTTGAGAATGTCTGCCGCGTTGGAAAGGCAATTGCGATATACCTGAAAAAGCACGGCAAGGACAAGCATCCCCTCATAATAGGCTATGACCCCAGGTTCCTCGCGGATGAATTTGCGATGGAGATCGGAAAGATCTGCTCAAAGGCGGGGATACGGGTGCTTATTTCTGACAAAGATGCCGCAACCCCTGTTATAGCTTTTTCTGTGCGTGATAAGAAAGCCTGCGGGGCGGTAATGCTGACGGCAAGCCACAATCCCTCAAAATACCTCGGAATAAAGTTCATTCCCGAATACGCCGGGCCCGCTTCTCCTGAAATAGCAAAAGAAATAGAAGGATTGTCCAATTCTTCCTCGGAGCCGGAGCCGGCAGCTCCGATGTCTATCGAAAAGTTCGATCCTAATGAGGCCTATGAAAGGTACATAACCAAATTCGCGGACCTGGAAACCATCAAGAAAGCAAAACTGAACATTGTATATGATCCCATGCATGGCTCCGGCAGGGTCCTTCTTCCAAAGTTGCTTGCAAAAGCCGCCGGCAAACTTACGCTTCTTAACGAGAACAGGGATGTGCTGTTCGGAGGCAAAAACCCGGAGCCCGCAGAAGAAAACTTGAAGGAGCTTTCGGCAAAAGTGGTAGAACTTAATGCGGACCTCGGGCTTGCTACGGATGGGGACGCCGACAGGTTCGGAGTGGTGGATAGGCACGGCAGTTTTTTTTCGGCCAACCAGGTGCTGAGCCTTGTTTTCTGGTACTTAGTGGAGCACAAAAAGTTTACCGGCTCTGTCGTAAGAAGCCTTGCAACGACCCACATGATAGACAGGATAGCGGAAAAGCACCGAATAAAAGTCCACGAAACCCCGGTGGGGTTCAAATACATCGCAGAAATAATGATGAAGGAAGAAGTGATACTTGGAGGGGAAGAAAGCGGCGGGCTTTCGATAAAAGGGCATATCCCGGAAAAGGACGGGCTTTTGGCAGACCTTTTGATAACCGAAATGGTCGCTAAGACAAAAAAGCCCGTAGACCAGCTTTGGCAGGAGCTCATCTCAAAATTCGGAGATTGCGCCGGCGAAAAAGTGAACCTGCCGATCTCTGCTCCCGATAAGGAAAAACTGGTGAGGTTCCTCAAGACCTCTGCCCCGGAGGCTTTGGGAGGCCAAAAAGTGACAGGCAGGACAGAGAGTGACGGGGTCAAATTATTGCTTGAGGACGGGTGGGTAGCGGTGCGCCCTTCGGGCACCGAGGACATAGCAAGGGTCTACTTTGAATCCGGCAGCGAAAAAAAGGTGGCCGATATAGAAAAAGATTTTGGCAGGATCCTGCAGAAACTTGGTATCTGA